Proteins from one Oncorhynchus gorbuscha isolate QuinsamMale2020 ecotype Even-year linkage group LG18, OgorEven_v1.0, whole genome shotgun sequence genomic window:
- the LOC124003783 gene encoding inhibin beta B chain, with product MLFSSSSTLPMYLLMTSLLVMCLEAAATAGTTPGCASCGMPLMEKNAEQRLMVEIAKQQILNKLHLKERPNITSTVSRAALLTALRKLHAGRVRPDGTIELENKIKETKDPGYEIVSFAEMDEMNTTTGAQPDLTFQFQQERDNSIQVLQSALWLYVHSSDTPNRGPRPTATAHIYLSHPGESRSNHTLLLEKILDVQKSNWHTFPITHTLQAVMDGGKRQLQLEVTCKEAGFEPGQGQNLCELGKTMDMAHQPFVVAQVRLRDNFKHILQRRSLRCGDNVSVCCKKDFYVKFKDIHWQDWIIAPEGYHMNHCMGQCPQALAGSPGIASSFHATVFSQLKANGINSAVSSCCVPIQRRPLSMVYFNSQHSIVKTDVPDMIVESCGCT from the exons ATGCTGTTCTCTTCATCTTCCACGTTGCCAATGTATTTATTGATGACGTCTCTGCTGGTGATGTGCCTGGAGGCTGCGGCCACTGCAGGAACCACTCCGGGCTGCGCGTCTTGCGGCATGCCGCTAATGGAGAAGAATGCGGAGCAGAGGCTCATGGTTGAAATCGCCAAGCAGCAGATCTTGAACAAGCTGCACCTGAAAGAGAGACCAAATATCACATCGACTGTGTCCCGCGCTGCACTTCTCACCGCGCTCCGCAAACTGCACGCGGGACGTGTCAGACCGGACGGAACCATTGAACTTGAAAACAAGATCAAGGAAACCAAAGATCCGGGATATGAAATCGTGAGCTTCGCAGAAATGG ATGAGATGAACACTACTACTGGCGCCCAGCCAGACCTTACCTTCCAGTTccagcaggagagagacaacagcatCCAAGTGCTTCAGTCTGCCCTGTGGCTGTATGTCCACTCCTCCGACACCCCGAACCGGGGTCCCCGCCCCACCGCCACAGCCCACATCTATCTGTCTCACCCTGGGGAGAGCAGATCCAACCACACCCTCCTCTTGGAGAAGATCTTGGATGTGCAGAAGAGCAACTGGCATACCTTCCCCATCACCCACACCTTACAGGCCGTCATGGACGGGGGCAAGCGGCAGCTACAGCTTGAGGTCACCTGCAAGGAGGCCGGGTTTGAGCCGGGCCAAGGCCAGAACCTGTGTGAGTTGGGTAAGACCATGGACATGGCTCATCAGCCATTTGTGGTGGCCCAGGTGCGGCTCCGTGACAACTTCAAACACATCCTCCAGAGGAGGTCCCTGCGTTGTGGGGACAACGTCAGCGTTTGCTGCAAGAAGGACTTCTACGTCAAGTTCAAGGACATCCATTGGCAGGACTGGATCATAGCTccagaagggtaccacatgaatcACTGCATGGGTCAGTGTCCCCAGGCCCTGGCCGGGTCTCCGGGCATTGCGTCTTCTTTCCACGCCACAGTGTTCAGTCAGCTTAAAGCCAACGGCATCAATTCAGCGGTGTCTTCTTGCTGCGTGCCCATCCAGCGTAGGCCTCTGTCTATGGTCTACTTCAACTCACAGCACAGCATTGTCAAGACCGACGTCCCTGATATGATAGTAGAGTCCTGCGGCTGCACGTGA